Genomic DNA from Scomber scombrus chromosome 21, fScoSco1.1, whole genome shotgun sequence:
acacacacacacacacacacacacacacacatacagagggCCAGCTGTCTACTTAATCACTCAGTCTTGGTGGACAGATAAGGTTAAGAGAACGTTGCTGTTCTGTCATGCCACCAGCACTAGCCAGTACCCATATAATGAGCTATTTTTGTCTCTCTTAGTAACACAAACATATCACAGATGCACAAACCTCAaagtgcgcacacacacacactcacaatgagcacatgaaaatacacacatagtTTTGCCTATGTGATTGTGCCTGTGATGTAATATGCGCCTGTCTTCCTTCAGGCTGtagttgcttttatttttttattttttgtctgctTTTTCAGTATGTTTTGCTCTTTTGTGTAGTTCAACTTCGTAGGAGGATCCTCGGCCCACGTGGACTGACGGCCAAACAACTGGAAGCAGAAACCGGCTGCAAGATTATGGTTCGAGGAAAGGGCTCCATGAGAGACAAGAAGAAGGTACGCATGCACAACATACATTAAAGATACCTCTCACTGTCCGGTCCAATCAGCTATTCCTCTCTTAATACACCACTGATTGGCTAGCACTTGTTCCTTTAGTTGCTTGAGTTGActaggtttaggcatgaggacTGAGATTTTGTTATAGGGTTAGTGTAAGAATATCAGTgcaagccaatcagaggcagagtcgGCGGGTCTTAGCAGCGGGATTCGTAATCACGCAGAAACAGCTAGCCTTACTatctcaaaatattttttaaaaggactAGCAGCACTTTTAAAACTCACAAATGAACACACTGTGGTCTTAGCCTGGCTAAGAAATAGTCCTGCAGGCTAGCTTTTTTCCCATTATTATCAGTttgtatgctaagctaagccaAAAATCCCTTGGCTGTAGCTTCATTTAATGGACAGACATAAGAGTGGTCATTTCATCGAACTCTTGACAATACAGCGATAAGTGTATTTCCTAAATTGTCAAACTTAAGTAAGCCATTggttttcatgtattttttttatgctCTGAAAATCAACTGGCTAAAATCCTTGGCTGACACAGGTAGTCCATCACACTGAGCATCATTTGGGCTTTCATTATTGTCAAAGTAGTGTTCAaattcatctttaacaatgcagcaataataatatattttttttaaaagaaaaaaaaaaggaatcagGATGTGATTTTCACCACAAGCAAGTTCCAGATGTGGTTGGACAGGACTTGAAGCAGTGCTGTCATGAGTGGGAATCCAGTAGGTGACTGCAAACTACGAGAAATAATgagaatcattttaaaaaataactctcATTTGCTCTGCTGCTGTTCTGCAGTAAAATTGATTCATGTCATTTGTAGAAAAGAGActgaaatgtgcaaaaagatgaaaaaaggaaacataaaaGAGCAAGAAACTCTTAATACATAttaccaaaaaaacacactatctaactatctatctatctatctatctatctatctatctatctatctatctatctatctatctatctatctatctatctatctatctatctatctatctatctatctatctatctatctatctatctatctatatatccgCCCTTCTCTTACAATGAGTTTTGTTACTCAGTTTTTCTCTCCTGTCCTGGTGTTCagtccatctgtcctcccttcctctcccctGGTGTCTGCTGTTGGATGGAGTCAGCTCAAGCTTTCCAAACGGCAGGTGGAGCAAGTCCAGCATTCCTCCCCCCCTACCTCCTCCTCGcacccccctctccccctctctctctttctccctctctctctctctctctctctctctctctctctctctctctctctctctctctctctctctctctctctctctcctctctctcctctctctctctctctctctctctccagaacATTCCCTACCCCGCACACCCcttagagagagacacacacagagacagagaggaaggaaaacagaGACACAGTGGGAGGCAACgggggagaggagaaaaagatgTTGACTTTTAGTGCACTTCAGAATGATACATCTCACTTGACAAAACATGCAGAGAGGATTACTATCTCCCAGCGTACCACACTGAGATAAAGGTTTCATAATTTCAGTTTCAAACCGGGGGCTGCAACCTGAAACATATCATTTCAATAAAGATTAATCTATTACATATATAATAACTAATAGTTCAGGCTGTAAAATGGAAATGAGACTACAGTTGTGTTTGTGGATCTGTGAAGCTGTACTTAGAGGAATACTAAATtcattttttgctttcttgcagagttagatgagaggttttataccactctcatgtctcaACGATAGAAATTAGAcccagtcagcagctggttagcgtagcataaagactggaggcaggggaaaacagctagcctggctagGACGTCAATGCACCGGGCCAAGAAATAGTTCCAGCTCATAACCCTTCTTAAAACCACAGCACAACCCAGGCTTAGGTTTTTGTATGAACTATACAAATAAGATATAACGTGTTAAAAAGTTAGTATTacagctgattttattttacctttaaacACAGACTGCTTACAGTTGTTATGCTAAGCTCAAATAACCATCTACTGGTTTGTTTGGCTGTAGCTTTCTAAGTATTGGACAGagtgacattttcatttgatgatGCAGCTACATCAAAAGTGAAGGAAACCAAAGTAGTTACAGATGATACTGAGGGGAATATCAATGTCTGGGCCAAATTTCGTCGCACTCTTTCCAATATTTTttggatatttcactctgaaccacaagtgtcaacctcatggtggaaCTAGAGGAAATGTTAGATGCACCAAAGTCACTCGATGAGTGTGTCCTGTGCAGGGTGTTAATGTCATGTACAAAATTTAATGTCAGTACCTCCTAATATTTGCCaagatatttttatttagaGCACAGACCGACTGACCAACATTGCCATCCATAGAGTCAGCAtggctaaaaagaaaaaacaaatcactgtCACAAGTTTCCCAGAGGCCAATTAGACTTTGTTcaaattgtttaatttaatgatgAACTTTAACGGTAAAAAGACTGTTACAAATATTGTGATGATAGGAAAAAAACTGGGAAAAGCAGATAATCCATTTTAAAGAGTAGCCAGGTTGTGTTTTGTATTGAGCAACCATGTGAACCAGTGAAAGAGAGTAACAACCAGCAACAAGGTCTGTGTTTGGTCATTTTAACTTGACACATGACTCAAACCATTAATCAACTACTAATGCTGCTATCATTTAATCAGAATATCAGTTTATTATCTAATTATTTCAGCACTAGTTTAACAgtagaaacagaagaaaaaaagagtgagtaAGCAAAGAAAATGCGTGACATGTGGGGGTAGAGGTTCAAGGATGGAAGATTATTAGCAGattagaaagaaagaatcagATTCGAGCAGAAACCTTCGATAAAATGCAACACCCAAAACTGTGTTACCACTGAAGAGCAACATGGTTCCTGATAACACCTCTAAAGCTGCATTAATGGACCTTGAGAgctttgtgtgtgaatgtgtgtgtgtttgtgtgtagtttgAGGCCgatccaacaaaaaaaaaaacagccaaaaaagaagaaaaagcaaaaatccTGTTCCCTCTCTGCAGTAATGGACCGAGCTGGCAGTGCATTCAGACAGAGCAtttcaaatctttttattttgtgtgtgtgtgtgtgtgtgtgtgtgtgtctgtgtttcaggAGGAGATGAACCGAGGGAAGCCCAACTGGGAGCACCTCAGCGAGGACCTCCACGTCCTGATCACGGTGGAGGACACACACAACCGGGCCAAGATCAAAACTCCAGCGGGCCATTAACGAGGTCAAGAAACTGCTTGTACCCGCTGTGAGTATGCATCCGACCTCACGGTATCGAATATTACAGACTGGACTGATGGAAAAACTCTGTGTGTGACTGGATGAAAGTTCACTGTGTTGGTATGCATGGAAGGGGGAAGGGGATTGTCAGtccaaaagtgtgtgtttgtgtcttttttgtgtgtgtgtgtgtgtgtgtgtgtgtgtgtgtgtctctctgtgtgtatgagagagtaTGTGTAAGGGGTTAGGGTAATTAGGGAACACGCATAAAGGGGTTTCCATGGTAACCCCGGGTTGTTTGAAAGGCTGAGGGGAATGAATGGAGAGTCTGTTCACTCGTTCTCCCCACTCCATCACTCTTTTCACTCGTTCACAACTCACTTCATTCCCAACTACTGGCTACAGTATTCCTTTTTCTccctgggttttttttttgtgtgtgtgttgttgtccACACAAGGGGACATTTTGATTGCACTCCTCAACATTTCTCACATTCTCCAGCCACCTACACCACCCCACACAGCCAGACATACGTACATAAATGTGCAAAAGAAACAACCAAACATGACCACAAACAAGAAATACACATCTGAACTTTGCAAAGACGTGGGCATAAAGTATGCACAAAGACACTCACAAAAGCATATATTTTAAGATCACAAGgctccttcctttttttgtcctctGCATTATTTGCAACAATGGAAACAGACTGAAAAGACCAGCAGGGGAGATTTCTATTGCAGCAATCAGCCGTCACTTTCAGCTCACATCACAGCACGGTATCAGTCAACCCCTAAAGGTTAAAGGATGTATTAAGTCTCTATAGGCAATCAGGAGCTGAACACCTGTTAATCtatgtttgtgcatgcatgtgtgtgtgtatgtgtgtgtgtgtgcgtgtgtgtgtgtgtgtgtgtgtgtgtgtgtgtgtgtgtgtgtgtgtgtgtggggagggtgAAGTTAATAATATGTGTTAGTTTAACCCAGCTGACCTTGTCTTCCAACTGTAAATCAGTCAAGCTTTTCACCGAGCTGTAACTGGAGCTGAGAAGCAAGCGTGTTTGACACTCAATATGTCTTGTGTGGTGGAGAAGCTGCTTTCAAGGTCTGGTCAAGTCTATTTGAGACAATGTAAGAGTTATTTtaaagaagtgaagaagaaaaaaaagacttcttcagaaaatgttttaaattatatcATGATTAGTTTCAGCACACTGTAAAATTTGCTGACTTCATGACCGAACTCTCAGAAAAGTTAATTAAATGGATGAATGGTCGTCCTCACTAAGAAAGCTGACTGTCCTTAATtttcctatgtgtgtgtgtgtgtgttcgtgtaggCCGAGGGGGAGGACAACCTGAAAAAGATGCAGTTGATGGAGCTGGCCATCCTCAATGGAACGTACAGAGACGCCAATGTCAAGACGCGTAAGGATGACATCATAGCTAACATGTGGAGGAGGGTTGGTGGGTGACAAAGGGGTCTCGGTACAGGAGTCCACTGTATATATGAACAATGCCTCTGTTTCTCCTGTTAAATAGACTGTTTGTCTCCCTcttgtcctcttcttcttcttccctgtctattgtatgtatgtgtgctctGTGTGCGCTCGCGTGTGGGTGTACACATACTTGCATTATTGTATGTTCGTGTGCCGTACAGCCACCGGCGCCTTTCCTTTAGGGACCCCTCATTCGCCTCGAATCATCACAGGCCCGACGCCCGTCCTGCCTCCCAGCTTGCGCAACCAAGCCCCTGTCAACACGCCGACCATCATGCCCCTGATTCGTCAGATCCAGAGCTCCGCCCTCGTGCAGGGAGGTAATCCGCATGCAACGCTGGTGCAGCAAGGACCCGAATCTGGAATTATCTACACGCCCTACGACTACCCCTACACACTCACGCCCTCCATATTGGAATACCCGATTGACTCAACTGGAGTATTAggtaaataaatgcaaaagtCCTCCACAGTCATATATAGACAATGGATGTATTATGAGAACTGGATACTTGACTCAAACAATAGTTGCCTAAGATGCCTAAAAAACGTATCTCTCCCCGAGCTCGCCCGCTTACCCTAAAGACTTAAACATCACGCATATGAAACTCGCTTTTCGAGGCTCTGGGGAAGTACTGAATCTTCATGGTTTAAAAATTCAGGAAATACAGCGTAATAATTGGCATCCTGTCAACAACTTACAGTAACAGATGTGTTTTGTAATGACAGCCAAtggggaaaatgtgttttgcgcCAAAGTAAAGTTCTGCAGGGGCCTAAAACCAAAACCTGAATCTGGTTTGTAGCTGTGTCTTTAAGACCTTAGTTAACTCGACTGGTACCAAATTTGAGCCCTGAATCCAATCATATACTAGTGTGAAGCAAGTAGATGATTGGCTCagtcagagagaggaagaggaacaattttttaaaggataaattacaaaaaagtcTCAacccagcttttttttttgagcttCCTCAGCATATGGAAATAGCTCAGTTGCCATCACATGACGTTAGGATGGCACTTTACTTTCATGATAACTGGTGAACATATATGGGAtcagatgtgttttattatcaCATATTTGTCAGTATCAATGTCAGCCAGTCGAGCCTGAAGTTTTATCCAAAAAAATTTACCGAAAACCAACcgaaaaaacaaatattaaccaGACAATCAATCAAGGACAACAAGTTGGGTTTAATAGTGGTACTCTCGATGTAGTACCACGTTTCACCACTGGGACAAATATCCAGCTCTTGTAGTA
This window encodes:
- the qki2 gene encoding LOW QUALITY PROTEIN: protein quaking-B (The sequence of the model RefSeq protein was modified relative to this genomic sequence to represent the inferred CDS: inserted 1 base in 1 codon; deleted 1 base in 1 codon); translation: MVGETEVKERPKSNPDYLMQLMNDRKVMSSLPNFSGIFTHLERLLDEEIGRVRKDMYNDTVNGGMFNGRDMEELPEAIGPVAQLQEKLYVPVKEYPDFNFVGXILGPRGLTAKQLEAETGCKIMVRGKGSMRDKKKEEMNRGKPNWEHLSEDLHVLITVEDTHNRAKIKLQRAINEVKKLLVPAAEGEDNLKKMQLMELAILNGTYRDANVKTPTGAFPLGTPHSPRIITGPTPVLPPSLRNQAPVNTPTIMPLIRQIQSSALVQGGNPHATLVQQGPESGIIYTPYDYPYTLTPSILEYPIDSTGVLVPSSCVFTAGAMTTKVRRHDKRIHPYQRVVTTDRAATATNP